A stretch of DNA from Ricinus communis isolate WT05 ecotype wild-type chromosome 4, ASM1957865v1, whole genome shotgun sequence:
attaaactaCTAGGTAATAAATTTGCCTATTTGGTTTATCATGTCGCATCCAGAACACTAGACAAGCCCAACAAGAGCAAATTCAAATAGACTGAGTTTTCATATCTATTTGTTATATGCAAAAGCAGGAAAATCTAAAGGacattattagtttttattaaagGATCATTCTATGTCATGCTAAAGACAAGCAATTGCTAAAACATTCATTGCAAGGAGTAGAAAAGTATATGACCTCAACAGGAACAGTTCTATCACCAGCAACTCTTGTTAAATAACCCAAATCATTCCACTTAGTCCTGGCAGGCCAATGAGCCATGCAATCACTAATTATAACTGGAGAACCACATAATATATGTTCACGTAGAAATGCCTCCAGTGATAAACCACATTTTTTAACCACATTGTTACAAGACAATGACTTTGCTGGTAATACACGAAGCACCTGCAAGATTTAAAATCATTAAACAATTCATCAGTGAAAAGATATGGgttttagtaataataatagtaataggaataaagaaagattagaGAATCAGAAACAAACCTCACCTCCGCCTTATCAAATTCCGTTTCTTGAACCAACTTAGAATTGGAATTATCAAAACGATCACTTTTGCTGTCGTTTTCCTCTCGTGCTTTTGATGTGATGATTTCAATAGCTGAATCCAAATCTTTCCTTAATAACATTCCTCCCATGATTACTCCCATATCTAAAACCCTAAGCGCATCTTTAAACTCACCATTTTGATAATGGAACTTTGCCACGTGGAGACACGCCATTGAGTATGCGTCTCGCCAGACGGGTGAAACGGAATGCCAGGGACCGCAATGAAGCTGCTCCCAAGCCATCTCACGCGCCGCCTCAGCTGCTCGGAAGTTGCCGGAGGCGGCTAGAGTTGCCATTCTGACATAAGCGTAGCCGCCATGAGAGGAGATTGATTGGAGGAGATTCGGGGATTCGGCGTCGAGAAGTGGAGTGGAGAGGTGATCGGTGATACTGACGGCGCCGGACATGAGTGGCGGTTGTTGGTGGTAGttacagagagagagagagagagagagagaaaagcgAAGGATATTTTGGGGAGTTACTGAATGATTAGGTGGCTTTATATAATCATTGGGAGCTTCGGTTGAGATATTAATAAAGTGCGGAGCAGGCAGATATTTAAtcagatatttattttattactaatgatatttttattagagatAAAAAT
This window harbors:
- the LOC8274402 gene encoding lysine-specific demethylase JMJ30 isoform X2, whose product is MSGAVSITDHLSTPLLDAESPNLLQSISSHGGYAYVRMATLAASGNFRAAEAAREMAWEQLHCGPWHSVSPVWRDAYSMACLHVAKFHYQNAIEIITSKAREENDSKSDRFDNSNSKLVQETEFDKAEVLRVLPAKSLSCNNVVKKCGLSLEAFLREHILCGSPVIISDCMAHWPARTKWNDLGYLTRVAGDRTVPVEVGKNYLCNDWKQELITFAQFLEKLQSNDSSSDVPTYLAQHPLFDQVNELRNDICIPDYCFAGGGELRSLNAWFGPAATVTPLHHDPHHNILAQVVGKKYIRLYDASLSDELHPYSETMLCNSSQVDLDNIDESKYPKVHDLEFMDCILEEGEMLYIPPKWWHYVRSLTTSLSVSFWWSESGSSAVS
- the LOC8274402 gene encoding lysine-specific demethylase JMJ30 isoform X1 — encoded protein: MSGAVSITDHLSTPLLDAESPNLLQSISSHGGYAYVRMATLAASGNFRAAEAAREMAWEQLHCGPWHSVSPVWRDAYSMACLHVAKFHYQNGEFKDALRVLDMGVIMGGMLLRKDLDSAIEIITSKAREENDSKSDRFDNSNSKLVQETEFDKAEVLRVLPAKSLSCNNVVKKCGLSLEAFLREHILCGSPVIISDCMAHWPARTKWNDLGYLTRVAGDRTVPVEVGKNYLCNDWKQELITFAQFLEKLQSNDSSSDVPTYLAQHPLFDQVNELRNDICIPDYCFAGGGELRSLNAWFGPAATVTPLHHDPHHNILAQVVGKKYIRLYDASLSDELHPYSETMLCNSSQVDLDNIDESKYPKVHDLEFMDCILEEGEMLYIPPKWWHYVRSLTTSLSVSFWWSESGSSAVS